The Candidatus Neomarinimicrobiota bacterium sequence TCCTGACGGTCAATTGCTGAATATACCGGTTAGTGAAGATGAAATACCAAAAGATGAAGAAGAGTATGAAGAGCAACCTCGGGAACAACCTGTGGAGCAGCCCGAAGTCGAAACAGCTAAGGAGGAACAACCTATCCAACCTGTAACACCATCCATTGTAGAGAAGGAGCCCCAGAAGCAGCCACAGCCTCCTGAGGAAAAGGGTGAAAGACCTTACGGTGTGGGTCTTGGTCTTGGTTCTGTAACTCTTGATGGTAAAATATACAATCAGTTTGCTCTAAGACCAGAGGTTCAATTTGGGAAATTGGGTATTGGTCTCGATCTGGTGTTTTATTTTGATCAGGATGGAAATTTGAGAAGAAATGAGTGGGATGAGTTTTCAGATTACCTGGATAAAATTTATTATCTTCGTTATGGTACAGTTGAAGATCCTTTTTTTATAAAAGTAGGAGCCTTAGATAATGTGACTTTGGGATATGGAATATTGATGAATGGTTATTCTAATACAACAGAGTATCCTCAGGTTAGAAAGGTTGGAATACATGGTGGATTTAAATTGGGGAATAATATAGGAATTGAAGGATTTTTAGCAAATATTAAGGAACTATTTGGTCCAGGGCTTATGGCAGGAAGAGTTACATACAAATTTTCCGATAATTTGCCATTAATTCTTGGTGGAACAATTGTAATCGATGCAAATCAGTATTCAGGCATGAAAGATACTGATAAAGATGGTGTGCCGGATGAGTTTGATGCATTTCCTGATAAGAAATTTAAGCTACCAAGTATTTACCCAGAAGGCATAAATGTTCATTATCCTGGCGAAGAACTATCAGGTAAGGATTACAATAAGGATACAGATAAAGACGGAATTCCAGATGAACTTGATTTTGACATCGATGGAGATGGAATGACTGATAATTTTCCTGATTCAATTAAAAATTTTGACCCCATGGTTTATCAAGCCCCAGATCCTTTTAATATAAAAAAGGAACGCAAGACGCTCACCGCAATTTCCATCGACGCTGGATATCCGATTCTAAATATGAGTTACTTGAGGCTCGACTTGTATGGACAGGCGGCAAGTTTCTTACCATTCTGGAAGGTAACAGATTATAGAACAGGAGAAGAATTTACCCCAGGATGGGGTATCGCAGCTCCAGGATTAAGAGCTAATATTATCAAGTTTATAAGTGCAGCTGTAGAGTATAGATTGCAAGGTGATAATTTCTTATATGGTTTCTGGGATAGAGTATATGATTTCGAAAGGGTCTCTATAAGAACAGATCCTAAAGGCAATTTATGGCCATATACAAAGGATCAGATCAAATTAAGAAATGAAGCAATGCAGGGAGTATATGGCTTCTTAAGTGGGAATATACTAAACTACGTAGTTCTGACTGGATATTACCAGCACATGTTTACTAAAGGAAATAATGAAATCAGAAGCTTTTTACTGACTTTAGATGTTCCTAAGAATGTGGTACCAAAACTGGCTGGGGCAAATGTATTTTATCAAAGAAATAATGACAAAAATCCCTTTGATTTTAAACATCCATCGGAGAATACAATCTGGGGATATAGAATAAGCTTTGAAACAGGTGGTGGAGTTATCATATCATATGTGAATCAGACTACATATAGAGACAGAAATGGTGATGGTAAAATAAGTCCAAAGAATGAGTCTATATCATTATCTACTATTGAAACGAGTTTTAGTTTTTAAAAAATGTCTATAGGATTCAATAATGACATCGGCAAGCCCAACATTCTATTGTTGGGCTTGTTGGTTATATCACTACTTTATGCTGGAGACAAAAAATACTTTATTCTTGACGATATGATAGGGTTGTCACTTGATAAAGATGAAAATAAACAGTTGAAAATTTTCCCTGAAGATGGTTTCCTGTTAGCAAAGTTTATCAACATTAACGATTCACTGTATGCCATAATTTATTTTGAAAATGCTAATGATTCCCTGATAATCTACATTAATCCATATCAGAAATATTTAATAAAGAGCAGAATTAAGGATTATAAGGCGGGGGTAATGAGCGAGACCAATAAGATTATTGATTGTAGTCTACCTGTATATGACTGTGGAGTTTTTAATATAAAGGTTAATAATCCAATAAATGTACTAAAGTTTTCGGGAGCCGAATTAACTGGTCTTTTTCATTCTGTAAGTCCAACATACTTAAGGATATATTCGAGAGATGAAATAAAAAGGATTGCGCTCAAGGAGATAAAAGAAATAGTTTACTTTAATAAAGATATAGAATATAAAAGATTTAGGGTTTATTTTTATATGACCCATTCTTTAGCTGGTGCTTTTATGTTTGATAGATTAGGAAAAATTAAAGGATATCCACTTAGCAGTAAGTGGATATATAGATCAGCCGGGTTTGCTTTAGGATTTTACTGTGGTTTTAGACTTTATAGGATAATTGATAGAAATTTTATTAAGAAAGTAACTTACTACAACGTTGGAGTAAAATTTGAAAAAAGGGAAGCATGGCTAAAGAAGAAACTGGACTTTTTTATTGAGAAATTACGAATTGGTAAAAAGGTCAACATATATTAAAATAGCCTGGTTCTATTGCTCATTAAACGTTTGAAATAGGGTTAAAATTTAATAAGTTTATCTTGTTAATTGAGGGGCTGTAGCTCAGCTGGGAGAGCGCCAGAATCGCACTCTGGAGGTCGTGGGTTCGAATCCCATCAGCTCCACGCTATTTGTTGAGGCTATGCTACACGGGGAGCTAGCGGTGCCCTGTACCTGCAACCCGCTACAGCAGGGTGGAAAGCAGGGCTGAGGGTCTGACCCGGTTTGTCTTCTGGCAATATCCGGGCGATGACGTTTACAGACCTGTTCAATGGAGGGTTGATGAACCCCGTCAGGCCCGGGAGGGAGCAGCGGTAGTCAACTGCTCCATGTGTTACAGGTATCTGTAAGCCAGCCTTTGGATTTGCCAGAGGATAAGTGCGGGGGATTCGAAGCCCTGCTGCATAGCCTCAACAAAAATGAAGGTGTAAATTATGGTATATCTGAACTTTGCAAGGAAATATAGACCACAGAATTTTGATGAAATAGTTGGACAGGATCACATATGTATTACATTAAAAAATGCGATTAAGAATAACAGAATAGGACATGCTTTTTTATTTACTGGCTCGAGAGGAATTGGGAAAACATCGACTGCCAGGATTTTAGCAAAAACTCTAAATTGTAAAAGTCCTAGGGAATATAATCCGTGCAATGAATGTACTAATTGTATAGAAATTACTGAGGGTAGAAGTCTTGATGTTTTTGAAATCGATGGTGCATCGAATAGAGGAATTGATCAGGTTAGGGATCTCAGAGAAAGCGTTAGATACCCACCGACAAATTCAAAATATAAGATTTACATAATAGATGAAGTACATATGTTAACAAAAGAGGCTTTTAATGCTTTATTAAAAACTATCGAAGAGCCTCCTCCACATGTGGTATTTATTTTTGCAACTACAGAACCTACAAAAATACCGGCTACAATACTCTCCCGTTGTCTTAGATTCGACTTTCATAGAATACCTGTTCAACTGATGGTTGAACAACTAAAGAAAATTGTAAAAGAGGAAATGTTAAATATAGATGATGATATATTACTCTTAATTGCGAAGAAAGCTGACGGAAGTCTGAGAGATGCTGAAAGTTTACTCGATCAGGTCGTTTCTTTTTCCAATAAATCACCGAGCATAGTAGAAGTACAGAAAATACTTGGTATAATAGATTCTAGCTATTTCTTTAAAGCAAGTAAGGCTATTCTATATAATAATCTGAGTCAATTAGTAAAGATAGTTGATGAAGTTTATCAGATGGGATTAAACGTCAATGAGTTTTTAAATGGATTGGCTGATCATTTTCGCACATTACTTGCTGTTAATTTATCCGGAATAAATGAAGCTATGGATTTACCTCAGAATTTAAAGGAACAATACCTTGAGGAATCAAAATTCTGGGAAGCAGCAGACCTCATACGAATAATGAAAATTTTATCGGAATCTATTGCGCAGATAAAATCAATGGAAAATCAGAAGACATATTTGGAATTAACTTTACTGAAACTTGGATTAATGGACAAAACTGTTTCAATTACTGAATTATTAAAGACAATAAGTGGAGCGAAAATTCCATCATCTTTAATAAAGACGGAAGAAAAAACGCTTGATATTTTTGAACCGGGGAATAAAGCAGAACCAAAAAAGTCGGTTTCAAAAAAAAGGATTACAGAGAATGTTATTACTACAAACTCCGAAAAAGATGAAAAGATTTTTAAAGATGGAATAACTATAAAAGAAATAGTTGAAAAATGGCATATAGTCATTGAAAGAATCCATGAGAAAAATCCAAGCATAGCTAATTTTCTAGAACACGGGAAGCCTGTGAAATTTGAAAATGGAATACTTGAAATACACTTTTCAAAGGATTCTGAATTTCATTTTAAAAATATAAAACAACGCAGAGAATCCGTCGAAAAGATAATTAGTCAAGTGTTATCTAAGGAAGTGAGAGTAAAACCTATTATGTCAAAGGATACAACTTCTACTGTACCTGATGGGGCAAAGAAATCTATTACGAACATCGTAATGGATGTTTTTGATGGAGAAATAATAGAAAAAAGAGAGGTTAAGGGTGGCTAATTTAAATTTTGGAAACTTAATGAATCAGATACGAAATATGCAGAAACAGATGGAGAAAATTCAGGAAGAGATGGAATCTGTAGTAGTTGAGGGAAGTGCCGGCGGTGGAATGGTTGTGGCTAAAGCAAATGGGAAACAGGAAATCATCTCAATAAAAATTGAACCTGAGATATTGAAAGAGGATGTGGAATTGGTTGAAGAGATGGTTGTAGCTGCGGTTAATCTGGCACTGAAGAAAGCACAGGAAGTGTATCAAGAGAAAATATCGGAAGTAACCGGTGGAATTTTACCAAATATACCAGGTGGTTTTAAGATACCGGGCTTATGATATCTTTACCTGAACAACTAAATAGATTAATAGATTTGCTCAGTAAGTTTCCTGGTATTGGGAAAAAAACTGCACAACGCTTAGCATTTCATATATTAAAAGCACCTAGAGATGAGGCTATTTTACTGGCAAAGACTATCGTTGAGGTCAAAGATAATATAAAGACATGTAGTATATGTTTCAATATAACGACCACTGACCCATGTCATATCTGTACAAACCCAAAAAGAGATCATTCGATGATATGCGTTGTTCAGGAGGCTATGGATATAATTTCGATAGAAAAAACGGGATGGTACAATGGACTCTACCATGTACTTGGAGGAGTTATATCACCGCTTGATGGAATCGGCCCTGATGATTTAAATATAAGTGGATTGTTAAATAGGTTAGATGGAATTAGGGAGATTATCCTGGCACTAAATCCTACAAGGCAGGGAGAAACAACTGCAATTTACCTATCAAGATTGTTGAAACCTAAAGGGGTAAAAGTAACCAAACTGGCATATGGGTTGCCCATTGGTGTAAATCTTGAATTTGCTGATGAGATGACTTTATTAAAAGCGCTTGAAGGACGTACTGAAATCTAATGGTGTTTACTGTCCCTAATATAATTACATCACTCAGAATAATTTTAACTCCTATGTATCTATATTTTATCCTTATTCCAAAGCCTATATGTAGACTTGCCAGTCTTTTAATTTTTACCGTAGCAATTCTGACAGATATAGTTGATGGGTATTATGCTCGTAAATATGGCGAAGTTTCGCGCATTGGAAAGTTTCTCGATCCCCTCGCTGATAAAATTTTAATAATAAGTGCCTATATATCCTTTACTTTTGTAAATGATTTAATTCCTGTCTGGATGGTAATTCTCATCTTCATTAGAGATTTGATGGTAACTGGACTGCGTGTGGTCTTCGAAAGGCGTGGTTTTACTTTGGTTACAAGAAAGACAGCCAAATACAAAACAGCCTTTCAGGGTTTTAATATATTCTTTATCCTTATATACCTTGTTGTCTTAGAATACCTTAATAAAGGGTTTGTAAGTTCTATACTGAATTTTATTGCGAATTACAACATTGTTTACTATATAACTCTAATTGTTACCATTGTTACTGTCCTGACTGGGATCGAATATTTCTATGTAAACTGGCGTCGTCTTATAGCGAGGGGTAATGAAATTTCTTAAATTCGTTTCGAGGACATTTTCATCATTTTTTGGTATTGGATTTTCACCTGTTGCACCTGGAACAGCGGGGAGTATCGTTGGTGTTGTAGTATGGTATCTTATGCCGTATAAAACGTTAAAAATTCGCATACCTATATTACTACTATTAATTATTCTGGCAATTATTAGCTCCAGTTTTGAAGAAAAAAATAGCAAATTAAAAGACCCATCATATGTTGTAATAGATGAAGTGATTGGCGTGTGGTTATTAATAATAATAACAGGTTGTGTCCATCTTAATAAGAATTATATGAAACTCTTTGTTGCATTTATTCTTTTTAGAATATTTGATGTTATTAAGGTCCCACCAATAAATTATGTTGAGAAGGTAAAAGGTGGGTTTGGGATTGTATTTGACGATTTAATTGCCTGTATTTACGCAGGTATTTTGACAAATATTATCTTTTTAATTTTATGAAAGCGGCAATCATCAATATAGGATCAGAATTAACTGCTGGTATAATTGAGAATACCAACTCTACCTATATAGCCAGTTTACTTAGTTCACGGGGCATAGATGTGAATGAAATAATAACCATCCCTGATAATGTTGAAAAGATTGTGTATTATCTAGAGAAATGTAGTGGGAATAGTGATATAACACTGGTAACAGGAGGATTAGGTCCCACCCTTGATGATTGTACAAGGCAGGCTGTTTCGAAATTTTTGAATAAAGGTTTTGTTTACAATGAGGATATAGCCAGAAAGATAAAAGAGAGGTTTGAAAAAAGAGGAATTGATCTGCCTGAATGCAATTTAAAGCAGGCCTTTCAAATAGAGGGCGTTGAAATTCTGGATAATCCAATTGGAACCGCACCGGGTATGAGATTTGAAAAGGAAGGTGCTGTATTTTTTATTTGTCCTGGAGTGCCTGCTGAAATGGTATCAATGATTCAAAAATATGTATTACCTTATATCGACGGAAAGGTCAGGGATAGAAGAATAACAAAAACAATTAAGACCTTTGGTATTCCCGAATCCAAGATATATGAGTTAATAAAGACGGATATGGAAAATTGTCCCAATGTAAAAGTTTCTTTTTTACCACAATTTACATCAAATGATATACTTCTATCTGTAAAAGAAAGTAACAAATCTGAATTAGAAAAACTTGTTACAGCTATAAAAAATAAGCTTGGGGACTCAATCTTCAGTGAGAATGGTGAACCAATTGAGGTGGTAATAGGGAAATTATTAAGAAACAAAAATAAAACTATAGCTGTCGCTGAGTCCTGCACTGGTGGGTTGGTAGGGGACAGAATCACTACAGTTCCGGGAAGCTCTGATTATTATATCGGTGGTATAATTTCTTACAGTAATGAGGTAAAGATAAGGCAACTTGGGGTAAAAAGAACCTTCATAGAAAAATATGGAGCTGTTAGTGAAGAAGTGGCAATTGAGATGGCCAGAGGTGTAAAAAAAGTTTTGGGATCAGATATAGGAATCAGTACTACTGGTATAGCAGGACCTACTGGAGGATCTGAGAAGAAACCTGTAGGTACAGTATATGTTGGATATTCCGATTTTAAAGGTGATTTAGCAAAAAGATTTTATTTTAATGTAAATAGACAGCTGAATAAAGCGATGTTTTCGCAGTTTTGTCTTAATCTATTGAGATTAAAATTACTAGAGGAGAGGTAAATTTTGAAAAGGACGTTTGTAGCTATTCCAATATCAGAAGAGGTAATGGAGCTAATAAAAAGTATCAGGAAAGAGTTTAATCGTCTGGAAAAATTTGTTAGGTTTGTCAGACCAGAATCTGTCCATATTACATTAAAATTTATTGGTGATACCAATGAATACGATTTTGAGGGAATTGTAAGTAATATTAAAAAGTCAGTCGCAAGTATTGTACCTTTTAAAGTAACTATTAACGGAACAGGTGTATTTCCTGATACAAGGAGACCAAGGATTTTCTGGCTTGGCATTATCGAAGGATTAGAAAACTTAAGAAATATAAGTTTGTCATTAAATCGTGAGTTGGCAAAGATGGGGTTTGAGGAGGAGAAAAGAGAATTTAGAGGACATGTGACAATAGGGCGGGTAAAGAGACCTCTATTAAACGAGGAGATTAAAAGTTTTATTAATTTCAAGTATGAACCGATTAGCTTTTTTGCAAAAAAGGTTATATTTTATGAAAGTGTATTAAAGCCAGATGGCGCAAGGTATATACCAATAAGTGTAATTGATATTTAAAATTGAGGTATAAAATGGAAACAAAAAAAGACGAAAGAAAAGAAAAAGCAATAGAATTGGCCATAGCCCAGATCGATCGTCAGTTTGGTAAAGGCTCAATAATGAGATTGGGTGACGAGAGAGCACGTGTAAAAATCGATGTGATTCCAACTGGATGTTTGTCACTTGATGCAGCGGTAGGTATTGGTGGAATACCAAGAGGAAGAATTACTGAGATATACGGACACGAATCATCAGGAAAGACCACATTAGCACTTCACATCATTGCGGAAGCTCAAAAGCAAGGTGGTTATGCGGCATTCATCGATGCGGAG is a genomic window containing:
- a CDS encoding FecR domain-containing protein — its product is MKRIFGILIMLLLSITLLVSQEVASLLKVVGEVEFKRSTEDTFSTATVGITLSNGDVLKTGEDGIAALLFKDDKSLIKIRKNSIVEVSQEFGIRTIKMDEGKALVNVTPGTPTVYRIETPTSVASVKGTQFWVITTPGAGDRFYGIEGIVEVVNLITGQTVNLNPGMMVISTPDGQLLNIPVSEDEIPKDEEEYEEQPREQPVEQPEVETAKEEQPIQPVTPSIVEKEPQKQPQPPEEKGERPYGVGLGLGSVTLDGKIYNQFALRPEVQFGKLGIGLDLVFYFDQDGNLRRNEWDEFSDYLDKIYYLRYGTVEDPFFIKVGALDNVTLGYGILMNGYSNTTEYPQVRKVGIHGGFKLGNNIGIEGFLANIKELFGPGLMAGRVTYKFSDNLPLILGGTIVIDANQYSGMKDTDKDGVPDEFDAFPDKKFKLPSIYPEGINVHYPGEELSGKDYNKDTDKDGIPDELDFDIDGDGMTDNFPDSIKNFDPMVYQAPDPFNIKKERKTLTAISIDAGYPILNMSYLRLDLYGQAASFLPFWKVTDYRTGEEFTPGWGIAAPGLRANIIKFISAAVEYRLQGDNFLYGFWDRVYDFERVSIRTDPKGNLWPYTKDQIKLRNEAMQGVYGFLSGNILNYVVLTGYYQHMFTKGNNEIRSFLLTLDVPKNVVPKLAGANVFYQRNNDKNPFDFKHPSENTIWGYRISFETGGGVIISYVNQTTYRDRNGDGKISPKNESISLSTIETSFSF
- the dnaX gene encoding DNA polymerase III subunit gamma/tau, yielding MVYLNFARKYRPQNFDEIVGQDHICITLKNAIKNNRIGHAFLFTGSRGIGKTSTARILAKTLNCKSPREYNPCNECTNCIEITEGRSLDVFEIDGASNRGIDQVRDLRESVRYPPTNSKYKIYIIDEVHMLTKEAFNALLKTIEEPPPHVVFIFATTEPTKIPATILSRCLRFDFHRIPVQLMVEQLKKIVKEEMLNIDDDILLLIAKKADGSLRDAESLLDQVVSFSNKSPSIVEVQKILGIIDSSYFFKASKAILYNNLSQLVKIVDEVYQMGLNVNEFLNGLADHFRTLLAVNLSGINEAMDLPQNLKEQYLEESKFWEAADLIRIMKILSESIAQIKSMENQKTYLELTLLKLGLMDKTVSITELLKTISGAKIPSSLIKTEEKTLDIFEPGNKAEPKKSVSKKRITENVITTNSEKDEKIFKDGITIKEIVEKWHIVIERIHEKNPSIANFLEHGKPVKFENGILEIHFSKDSEFHFKNIKQRRESVEKIISQVLSKEVRVKPIMSKDTTSTVPDGAKKSITNIVMDVFDGEIIEKREVKGG
- a CDS encoding YbaB/EbfC family nucleoid-associated protein, which encodes MNQIRNMQKQMEKIQEEMESVVVEGSAGGGMVVAKANGKQEIISIKIEPEILKEDVELVEEMVVAAVNLALKKAQEVYQEKISEVTGGILPNIPGGFKIPGL
- the recR gene encoding recombination protein RecR is translated as MSLPEQLNRLIDLLSKFPGIGKKTAQRLAFHILKAPRDEAILLAKTIVEVKDNIKTCSICFNITTTDPCHICTNPKRDHSMICVVQEAMDIISIEKTGWYNGLYHVLGGVISPLDGIGPDDLNISGLLNRLDGIREIILALNPTRQGETTAIYLSRLLKPKGVKVTKLAYGLPIGVNLEFADEMTLLKALEGRTEI
- the pgsA gene encoding CDP-diacylglycerol--glycerol-3-phosphate 3-phosphatidyltransferase, whose amino-acid sequence is MVFTVPNIITSLRIILTPMYLYFILIPKPICRLASLLIFTVAILTDIVDGYYARKYGEVSRIGKFLDPLADKILIISAYISFTFVNDLIPVWMVILIFIRDLMVTGLRVVFERRGFTLVTRKTAKYKTAFQGFNIFFILIYLVVLEYLNKGFVSSILNFIANYNIVYYITLIVTIVTVLTGIEYFYVNWRRLIARGNEIS
- a CDS encoding phosphatidylglycerophosphatase A — its product is MKFLKFVSRTFSSFFGIGFSPVAPGTAGSIVGVVVWYLMPYKTLKIRIPILLLLIILAIISSSFEEKNSKLKDPSYVVIDEVIGVWLLIIITGCVHLNKNYMKLFVAFILFRIFDVIKVPPINYVEKVKGGFGIVFDDLIACIYAGILTNIIFLIL
- a CDS encoding CinA family nicotinamide mononucleotide deamidase-related protein, producing the protein MKAAIINIGSELTAGIIENTNSTYIASLLSSRGIDVNEIITIPDNVEKIVYYLEKCSGNSDITLVTGGLGPTLDDCTRQAVSKFLNKGFVYNEDIARKIKERFEKRGIDLPECNLKQAFQIEGVEILDNPIGTAPGMRFEKEGAVFFICPGVPAEMVSMIQKYVLPYIDGKVRDRRITKTIKTFGIPESKIYELIKTDMENCPNVKVSFLPQFTSNDILLSVKESNKSELEKLVTAIKNKLGDSIFSENGEPIEVVIGKLLRNKNKTIAVAESCTGGLVGDRITTVPGSSDYYIGGIISYSNEVKIRQLGVKRTFIEKYGAVSEEVAIEMARGVKKVLGSDIGISTTGIAGPTGGSEKKPVGTVYVGYSDFKGDLAKRFYFNVNRQLNKAMFSQFCLNLLRLKLLEER
- the thpR gene encoding RNA 2',3'-cyclic phosphodiesterase, whose protein sequence is MKRTFVAIPISEEVMELIKSIRKEFNRLEKFVRFVRPESVHITLKFIGDTNEYDFEGIVSNIKKSVASIVPFKVTINGTGVFPDTRRPRIFWLGIIEGLENLRNISLSLNRELAKMGFEEEKREFRGHVTIGRVKRPLLNEEIKSFINFKYEPISFFAKKVIFYESVLKPDGARYIPISVIDI